A stretch of Ferribacterium limneticum DNA encodes these proteins:
- a CDS encoding valine--tRNA ligase: protein MELAKAFEPADIERRWYPEWEAQNYFAAGVDSSKAPEENFCILLPPPNVTGTLHMGHGFNQTLMDALTRYYRMRGHNTLWQPGTDHAGIATQIVVERQLDAQGISRHDLGREKFLEKVWEWKEYSGNTITKQMRRMGTSPDWKRERFTMDAGLNKVVTETFVRLFNEGLIYRGKRLVNWDPKLHTAVSDLEVVQEEEDGFMWHIRYPLADGSDSLVVATTRPETMLGDTAVMVHPEDERYKHMIGKMVKLPLTDREIPIIADSYVDLEFGTGCVKVTPAHDFNDYAVGQRHGLPMISILTLDAKINENAPEKYRGLDRFDARKAVVADLEALGILEKTDKHKLKVPRGDRTNVVIEPMLTDQWFVAMSKPGDDGKSITEKALDVVHSGEIKFYPENWVNTYNQWLNNIQDWCISRQLWWGHQIPAWYGDNGQIFVAHSEAEAKAEAAKQGYTGALSRDEDVLDTWFSSALWPFSTLDWTGDEAIDAANPILQQYLPSTVLVTGFDIIFFWVARMVMMTKQITGQIPFKHVYVHGLIRDGEGQKMSKSKGNVLDPIDLIDGIGLDALIEKRTTGLMNPKQAESIAKKTKKEFPEGIASFGTDALRFTFASLASPGRDIKFDLNRCDGYRNFCNKLWNATRFVLMNVEGHDLALEHQQNGPACGGSAPLEFSFADRWIVSQLQRVEKEVEQHFTDYRFDLVAQAIYKFIWDEFCDWYLEIAKVEIQTGNDAQQRGARRTLVRTLEAVLRLAHPLIPFITEELWQTVAPIAGRKTHDSIMLAAYPRAEEYKLDPASEAKVERLKALAYACRNLRGEMNVSPALRMPLLVAGGGAEISEFAAILQALGKLSEVQIVSDMPADAMAPVAVVGETRLMLKVEIDVAAERVRLAKEIEKLEKQISIAQGKLANEGFVARAPAAVIDQEKQRVADFTATLEQLKPQLAKLGQA from the coding sequence ATGGAACTCGCCAAAGCCTTTGAACCAGCCGATATCGAACGCCGCTGGTACCCCGAGTGGGAAGCCCAGAATTACTTCGCTGCCGGCGTAGATAGCAGCAAGGCACCTGAAGAAAACTTCTGCATCTTGCTGCCGCCGCCCAATGTGACCGGTACGCTGCACATGGGCCACGGTTTCAACCAGACGCTGATGGACGCCCTGACCCGCTATTACCGGATGCGTGGCCACAACACACTGTGGCAGCCGGGCACCGACCACGCCGGCATCGCGACGCAGATCGTCGTCGAGCGGCAACTGGACGCGCAGGGCATCAGCCGCCACGACCTCGGCCGTGAGAAGTTCCTGGAAAAAGTCTGGGAATGGAAGGAATACTCCGGCAACACCATCACCAAGCAGATGCGCCGCATGGGCACCAGCCCGGACTGGAAGCGCGAACGCTTCACGATGGATGCCGGCCTCAACAAGGTCGTCACCGAAACTTTCGTCCGCCTGTTCAACGAAGGCCTGATCTACCGCGGCAAGCGGCTGGTGAACTGGGATCCAAAGCTGCACACTGCCGTTTCCGACCTCGAAGTGGTGCAGGAGGAAGAAGACGGCTTCATGTGGCACATCCGCTATCCGCTGGCCGATGGCTCGGATAGCCTGGTCGTCGCCACGACGCGGCCGGAAACCATGCTTGGCGACACCGCCGTCATGGTTCACCCGGAAGACGAGCGCTACAAGCACATGATCGGCAAGATGGTGAAGCTGCCGCTGACCGATCGAGAAATCCCGATCATCGCCGACAGCTATGTCGATCTCGAATTCGGCACAGGCTGCGTCAAGGTCACGCCGGCGCATGACTTCAACGACTACGCGGTTGGCCAGCGCCACGGCCTGCCGATGATCTCGATCCTGACGCTGGACGCCAAGATCAACGAAAACGCCCCGGAGAAATACCGTGGCCTCGACCGCTTCGACGCCCGCAAGGCCGTCGTCGCCGATCTCGAAGCCCTCGGCATCCTGGAAAAGACCGACAAGCACAAGCTCAAGGTGCCGCGCGGCGACCGGACCAACGTCGTCATCGAGCCGATGCTCACCGACCAGTGGTTTGTCGCCATGTCCAAGCCGGGTGACGACGGCAAGTCGATCACCGAGAAGGCGCTCGACGTCGTCCATTCCGGCGAGATCAAGTTCTACCCGGAAAACTGGGTCAATACCTACAACCAGTGGCTCAACAACATCCAGGATTGGTGTATTTCCCGCCAGCTATGGTGGGGCCACCAGATTCCGGCCTGGTATGGCGATAACGGCCAGATTTTTGTCGCTCACAGCGAGGCAGAAGCCAAGGCCGAAGCGGCCAAACAGGGCTACACCGGCGCCCTGAGCCGTGACGAAGACGTCCTCGACACCTGGTTCTCATCCGCCCTGTGGCCGTTCTCGACGCTGGACTGGACGGGCGACGAGGCCATCGACGCCGCCAACCCGATTTTGCAGCAATATTTGCCGTCGACCGTGCTGGTCACCGGCTTCGACATCATCTTCTTCTGGGTCGCCCGCATGGTCATGATGACCAAGCAAATCACCGGCCAGATCCCGTTCAAGCACGTTTACGTGCATGGCCTGATCCGCGATGGCGAAGGCCAGAAGATGTCGAAATCGAAGGGCAACGTACTCGACCCGATCGACCTCATCGACGGCATCGGCCTCGACGCGCTGATCGAAAAGCGCACGACCGGCCTAATGAACCCGAAGCAAGCCGAGAGCATCGCCAAGAAAACCAAGAAGGAATTCCCGGAAGGCATCGCTTCCTTCGGCACCGACGCCCTGCGTTTCACCTTTGCCAGCCTCGCCTCGCCCGGCCGCGACATCAAGTTCGACCTGAATCGCTGCGATGGCTATCGCAATTTCTGCAACAAGCTGTGGAATGCCACGCGCTTCGTGCTGATGAATGTAGAAGGCCATGACCTGGCCCTCGAACATCAGCAGAACGGTCCGGCCTGTGGCGGTTCTGCCCCGCTCGAATTCAGCTTCGCTGACCGCTGGATCGTCAGCCAGCTGCAGCGCGTCGAGAAGGAAGTCGAGCAGCACTTCACCGACTACCGTTTCGACCTTGTTGCCCAGGCCATCTACAAATTCATCTGGGACGAGTTCTGCGACTGGTACCTGGAAATCGCCAAGGTCGAGATCCAGACCGGCAACGATGCCCAGCAGCGCGGCGCCCGCCGCACCCTAGTCCGCACGCTGGAAGCCGTGCTGCGCCTGGCCCACCCGCTCATTCCGTTCATCACCGAAGAGCTGTGGCAGACCGTCGCGCCGATCGCCGGCCGCAAGACGCACGACTCGATCATGCTCGCCGCCTACCCGCGCGCCGAGGAGTACAAGCTCGATCCTGCCTCCGAAGCCAAGGTCGAGCGCCTCAAGGCCCTGGCCTACGCCTGCCGCAACCTGCGTGGCGAGATGAATGTCTCGCCGGCCCTGCGCATGCCGCTACTGGTGGCTGGTGGCGGCGCCGAGATTTCCGAGTTCGCAGCCATCCTGCAAGCTCTGGGTAAGCTCTCCGAGGTACAAATCGTTTCCGACATGCCGGCCGATGCCATGGCGCCGGTTGCCGTAGTCGGTGAAACCCGCCTGATGCTGAAGGTGGAAATCGACGTAGCCGCCGAACGCGTGCGCCTCGCCAAGGAAATCGAGAAGCTGGAAAAGCAGATTTCGATTGCCCAGGGCAAGCTCGCCAACGAAGGTTTCGTCGCCCGCGCCCCGGCAGCGGTGATCGATCAGGAAAAGCAGCGGGTGGCCGATTTCACGGCAACGCTGGAACAACTTAAACCCCAACTGGCCAAGCTCGGCCAGGCATAG
- a CDS encoding DNA polymerase III subunit chi — protein MTEVFFYHGASDKIAAACALLSGAYAKKKAVLVYALEKEVAGSVDRMLWTHAPLSFVPHCRADSPLAAETPILITDTLETIPQDERLMNLSREIPPGFSRFQSLIEVVGQDESDRLAARDRVKFYKDRGYEVRYFDLSDR, from the coding sequence TTGACGGAAGTATTTTTTTACCACGGCGCGTCTGACAAGATCGCCGCTGCCTGCGCTCTGCTGAGTGGCGCCTATGCCAAGAAGAAAGCGGTGCTGGTGTACGCCCTTGAAAAAGAAGTTGCTGGCAGCGTCGACCGCATGCTCTGGACCCATGCTCCACTCAGTTTCGTGCCGCACTGCCGGGCGGATTCGCCATTGGCGGCCGAAACCCCGATCCTGATCACCGACACGCTAGAAACGATCCCGCAGGATGAGCGCCTGATGAACCTGAGCCGGGAAATCCCCCCTGGTTTTTCGCGCTTCCAAAGCCTGATCGAGGTTGTTGGCCAGGACGAAAGCGACCGTCTTGCCGCCCGGGATCGCGTCAAGTTCTACAAGGATCGCGGTTACGAAGTACGCTACTTCGACCTCAGCGACCGTTAA
- the lptG gene encoding LPS export ABC transporter permease LptG produces the protein MISRLNLYQRYLIRETFASVFLVLAAFLALFAFFNFIDELRTVGKAGYSVVHAALFVALSMPGLVYELIPIATLIGTLYALSTLARHSEITVLRASGLATSDLLMTLFRAALLLALLTFLIGEAVVPFSERLGKEIRAKALSTVIAQSGFDSGLWVKDGRSFINIRKAAPDAPLEGVRIYHFSQQNLLESVTDAQRADFEDPDLWRLSGVVKTVLEGDSSRVESAQAGEWRSTVTPTLLAALMVSPERMSLLGLLNYTRHLTENKQKTERYEIALWKKVVYPLAALVMVALALPFGYSHNRVGGVSLKIFAGVMLGILFYALNGLSSNLGAINSWSPVVSATAPSAIFLLIATGMLWWVERR, from the coding sequence ATGATATCCCGCTTGAATCTCTATCAGCGCTATCTCATTCGCGAAACATTTGCCTCGGTGTTTCTCGTTCTGGCGGCCTTTTTGGCGCTGTTCGCCTTCTTTAACTTTATTGACGAACTGCGTACTGTTGGCAAGGCTGGCTATAGCGTTGTGCATGCGGCTCTTTTTGTCGCGCTCAGCATGCCGGGTTTGGTCTATGAGCTGATACCGATTGCGACCTTGATTGGCACGCTGTACGCACTGTCCACCTTGGCGCGGCATTCCGAAATTACCGTGCTACGGGCGTCGGGTTTGGCGACGAGTGATCTGCTGATGACTTTATTCCGTGCTGCCCTGCTTTTGGCTTTGCTTACCTTCCTGATTGGTGAAGCGGTTGTTCCATTCAGCGAGCGCCTGGGAAAGGAGATCCGGGCCAAGGCGTTAAGTACGGTAATCGCGCAAAGTGGTTTCGACAGTGGCTTGTGGGTCAAGGATGGACGTAGCTTCATCAATATCCGGAAAGCCGCTCCTGATGCGCCTCTTGAGGGGGTTCGTATCTACCATTTCAGCCAGCAGAATCTGCTTGAGTCGGTGACGGATGCTCAGAGAGCGGATTTCGAAGATCCCGATCTATGGCGTTTGAGTGGGGTGGTGAAAACGGTACTTGAGGGGGATTCCTCTCGTGTTGAAAGTGCTCAGGCGGGTGAATGGCGGTCCACTGTTACGCCGACACTGCTTGCGGCGCTGATGGTTTCTCCTGAGCGCATGTCGCTTTTGGGGCTCCTGAATTACACCAGGCATCTGACCGAGAACAAGCAGAAAACCGAGCGCTACGAAATAGCCCTCTGGAAGAAGGTGGTCTACCCCTTGGCCGCACTCGTCATGGTGGCGTTGGCGCTACCTTTCGGCTACTCGCATAATCGGGTCGGCGGCGTCAGTCTGAAAATATTTGCCGGCGTAATGCTGGGTATTCTTTTCTATGCCCTGAATGGGCTGTCGTCGAATCTTGGAGCGATCAATTCGTGGTCGCCAGTGGTCAGTGCGACTGCGCCTTCGGCGATATTTCTGCTTATTGCGACCGGAATGCTCTGGTGGGTCGAGCGCCGCTGA
- a CDS encoding DUF3619 family protein, which produces MNEERYAYRVRQALNHGLKDIPPAASRRLEAARHQALARQKQAAPQMVLAGFGSHSFRTGSHIPYLKQILAVLALLLGMWISFYWHSVQYVTELEEVDSALLTDDLPPDAFLDNDFFEWLVDDSSED; this is translated from the coding sequence ATGAACGAAGAACGTTATGCATATCGCGTTCGGCAAGCGCTGAACCACGGACTGAAAGACATTCCTCCGGCCGCATCCCGGAGGCTGGAAGCCGCTCGCCATCAGGCATTGGCGCGCCAGAAACAAGCTGCTCCGCAAATGGTGCTGGCCGGGTTTGGCTCGCACTCATTCCGAACGGGTTCTCACATTCCCTATCTCAAGCAGATACTTGCCGTGCTGGCATTGCTACTTGGCATGTGGATTTCTTTCTATTGGCACAGCGTCCAGTACGTCACCGAATTGGAAGAAGTGGATAGCGCCCTTCTGACCGACGATTTGCCTCCCGATGCTTTCCTGGATAACGATTTCTTCGAATGGCTTGTAGACGATTCCTCGGAGGACTGA
- the lptF gene encoding LPS export ABC transporter permease LptF — protein sequence MIFERAARREFAQAAAGISVALLAILTSTNLIRLLKEAAGGRIAPEAVASLLGFSALNFMPVLLSLTLFVSVLLSLSRVYRDSEMVVWFSSGLPLTGWVSPVLRFAAPIVIAIAVVSGFLAPWANSSSAEYREKLSARSELSQVSPGAFREVKKGQRVFFVEGVEGDGSHVGNVFVASYQEGKLGVIMSDSGYQEASGNGDRFVVLEHGRRYEVEPGTPAFKVMEFERYRARVEDGEPTPSDLSPKGMPITRLVLEDSNQARGELLWRVGLPVSALVLCLLAIPLSYVNPRAGRSANMLIAILVYAIYNNLLSVSQAWVAQGKMSFWVGLWAAHALMLLPLLLLFYRRVVVRMPWQRWGA from the coding sequence ATGATATTCGAGCGCGCCGCCCGGCGCGAATTTGCCCAGGCAGCTGCCGGCATCAGCGTTGCGCTGCTGGCTATTCTGACCTCCACCAATCTGATTCGCCTGCTCAAGGAAGCGGCCGGCGGTCGAATTGCGCCCGAAGCGGTTGCCTCACTGCTGGGCTTCTCAGCGCTGAACTTCATGCCGGTGCTCCTCTCGCTGACCCTTTTCGTCTCCGTACTGCTGAGTTTGTCGCGGGTTTACCGGGATTCGGAGATGGTGGTCTGGTTTTCTTCCGGTCTGCCGCTGACAGGGTGGGTTTCCCCCGTTTTGCGATTTGCTGCACCGATTGTTATTGCTATCGCTGTGGTTTCCGGCTTTCTGGCGCCTTGGGCGAATTCCAGTTCAGCTGAGTATCGCGAAAAACTATCAGCCCGAAGTGAGCTTTCCCAAGTCTCCCCAGGAGCCTTCCGGGAAGTGAAAAAAGGGCAGCGCGTATTTTTTGTTGAGGGCGTCGAGGGGGACGGTAGTCACGTCGGCAATGTCTTCGTTGCGTCTTATCAGGAAGGCAAGCTCGGCGTCATCATGTCGGACTCCGGTTACCAGGAAGCCTCCGGTAATGGCGACCGCTTCGTGGTTTTGGAGCATGGGCGCCGCTACGAGGTTGAGCCGGGGACGCCTGCCTTCAAGGTAATGGAGTTCGAGCGTTACCGGGCCCGGGTCGAGGATGGAGAGCCGACACCTTCTGATCTGTCACCCAAAGGAATGCCGATTACCCGACTGGTGCTTGAGGATAGCAATCAGGCCCGGGGCGAACTGTTGTGGCGGGTCGGTTTGCCGGTATCTGCCTTGGTTCTGTGCTTGCTGGCTATTCCGCTTTCATATGTCAATCCGCGGGCTGGTCGTTCCGCCAATATGCTAATTGCTATCCTGGTTTACGCGATTTACAACAATCTGCTGTCGGTCAGTCAGGCCTGGGTGGCGCAGGGGAAAATGTCGTTCTGGGTCGGCCTTTGGGCCGCGCATGCGTTGATGCTGTTGCCGCTGCTCTTGCTTTTTTACCGACGAGTAGTCGTTCGTATGCCTTGGCAGAGGTGGGGTGCATGA
- a CDS encoding DUF3106 domain-containing protein, with protein MACRRFLGGLILSLALSSSFAAEPPTTAIIGTPPQPAWSQLNGQQRNILAPLAKDWDGMENIRKKKWLGIAERYPSMKQDEQQRIQDRMREWAGLSPTERSKVRDTYKDFKQLPPEQKQVVRQKWEAYSNLPADEKQRIRETGKSSKLLATPPASAPLSSSAAPHATDAATGTGTPPAQPSAVGGSAQ; from the coding sequence ATGGCTTGTAGACGATTCCTCGGAGGACTGATTCTCAGTCTTGCCCTTAGTTCTTCTTTCGCTGCCGAACCGCCAACGACAGCGATCATTGGCACGCCTCCACAACCTGCATGGAGTCAGCTGAACGGCCAACAAAGAAATATTCTCGCACCACTCGCAAAAGACTGGGACGGGATGGAGAACATCCGGAAGAAAAAGTGGCTTGGCATTGCTGAACGCTACCCGAGCATGAAACAGGACGAGCAACAACGGATACAGGACCGGATGCGCGAATGGGCAGGCCTCTCACCGACGGAGCGCTCAAAAGTCCGCGACACCTACAAAGACTTCAAGCAACTCCCCCCCGAGCAGAAACAGGTAGTCAGGCAAAAGTGGGAGGCATATTCAAATCTCCCTGCCGATGAAAAGCAGCGCATTAGAGAAACCGGCAAATCATCGAAGCTGCTTGCCACTCCACCAGCCTCAGCTCCTCTTTCAAGTTCAGCCGCCCCCCACGCGACTGACGCCGCAACCGGAACAGGAACACCACCAGCCCAACCCTCGGCGGTTGGTGGAAGCGCTCAATGA
- a CDS encoding RDD family protein has translation MMTTQLPGIQRRLVCMLYEGLVVFSILLIGFLMPQVVLSGFGWTISPRALWLHILVLLLIYFVWCWLNGGQTLPMKTWKLRIVNANGLPLRPMQAVLRYLIAWPSILLFGIGIFWVMFDKDQQFLHDRLAGTRIVVAG, from the coding sequence ATGATGACAACTCAACTTCCGGGTATTCAGCGGCGCCTGGTCTGCATGCTCTACGAAGGACTCGTCGTCTTCTCGATCCTGCTGATCGGTTTCCTGATGCCACAGGTCGTCCTTTCCGGGTTTGGCTGGACGATCAGCCCAAGAGCCCTGTGGCTTCATATCCTTGTTCTGCTGCTGATCTACTTCGTCTGGTGCTGGCTCAATGGCGGCCAGACGCTACCCATGAAAACATGGAAGCTCCGCATCGTTAATGCCAACGGATTGCCCTTGCGCCCAATGCAGGCGGTGCTGCGCTACCTGATCGCCTGGCCCAGCATCCTGCTGTTTGGCATTGGCATCTTCTGGGTCATGTTCGACAAGGATCAGCAATTTCTGCACGACAGACTTGCCGGAACAAGGATTGTTGTCGCTGGCTGA
- the pabB gene encoding aminodeoxychorismate synthase component I codes for MRRLEDAQAWSVAALEYELGYLLESKSVPPGWLPGKKPLARFWRFAKRLPLMADAVEAWLGQQAGKAVAGVGGVHSTVCEQDYVAAVERIKQLIFSGDCYQVNLTFPLEFDWFGSPLALYARLRERQPVRYGGFVGDRSQGLLSLSPELFLERQGERLLTRPMKGTAPRSAPAEQLRNSEKDCAENLMIVDLLRNDLGRVADNGSVVVDHLFEIEDYPTVWQMVSEVSARAGGRTFGEILRALFPCGSITGAPKIRAMQIAAELEGTPRGVYTGALGWIAPGGDFRLNVAIRTLELQAGGRGKLGIGSGIVADSQPLAEWQECQLKAGFLRNSDPGVSLIETLRREEGAYPRFAGHLARLRQSAAWLGFSLDEKRVMELLAEQPQSGLWRVRLTLNKDGRLAVQSFPLADEPGTLRQALLAHQPICSTHPLRRHKTTDRALYDEALSVLVGDPQLFDVVFLNERGEVAEGARSNVFVERDGVFLTPPLASGALPGVLRAEMLADGRARETVLWPDDLCDGFWLGNALRGLVWVSLRTKA; via the coding sequence TTGCGGCGCCTGGAAGATGCTCAGGCGTGGTCGGTCGCTGCCCTTGAATACGAATTGGGCTACCTGCTCGAATCAAAATCGGTGCCACCAGGATGGTTGCCTGGCAAGAAGCCGCTAGCCCGTTTCTGGCGATTCGCCAAACGGCTGCCTTTGATGGCGGATGCTGTCGAGGCTTGGCTGGGCCAGCAGGCAGGCAAGGCGGTCGCAGGTGTGGGTGGCGTTCATTCGACCGTTTGCGAACAAGATTACGTGGCAGCGGTAGAGCGGATAAAGCAGCTTATTTTCTCCGGCGACTGCTATCAGGTGAATCTCACCTTTCCGCTCGAATTCGACTGGTTCGGCTCTCCTCTGGCTCTCTATGCGAGGTTACGCGAGCGTCAGCCGGTACGTTACGGCGGCTTTGTCGGTGATCGTTCGCAGGGACTGCTTTCCCTTTCGCCTGAGCTCTTTCTTGAGCGCCAAGGCGAGAGGCTGCTAACGCGGCCAATGAAGGGAACAGCGCCACGTAGCGCTCCCGCCGAGCAATTGCGCAACTCCGAGAAAGATTGCGCCGAAAACCTGATGATCGTGGACCTGCTGCGTAACGATCTTGGGCGGGTGGCCGACAACGGTAGCGTGGTGGTTGATCATCTGTTCGAGATCGAGGATTACCCGACGGTCTGGCAAATGGTCTCCGAAGTCTCGGCGCGGGCTGGTGGCAGGACTTTTGGTGAAATACTGCGGGCGCTTTTTCCCTGTGGCTCGATTACCGGTGCGCCAAAGATTCGCGCCATGCAGATTGCCGCTGAGCTTGAAGGCACGCCACGTGGTGTCTATACCGGTGCTCTTGGCTGGATTGCGCCAGGGGGTGACTTTCGCTTGAATGTGGCAATTCGCACCCTGGAATTGCAAGCGGGAGGGCGAGGCAAGCTGGGTATTGGCAGCGGCATCGTGGCGGACTCTCAGCCGCTGGCAGAGTGGCAGGAATGTCAGCTTAAGGCCGGATTTCTGCGTAATTCTGATCCAGGGGTTTCACTGATCGAGACGTTGCGTCGCGAAGAAGGTGCATATCCGCGTTTCGCCGGCCATCTGGCTCGCTTGCGCCAGTCGGCGGCTTGGCTGGGCTTCAGCCTTGACGAAAAGCGGGTCATGGAATTGCTGGCCGAACAGCCCCAAAGTGGGCTTTGGCGGGTGCGCCTGACGCTAAACAAAGATGGCCGCCTTGCTGTGCAGTCGTTTCCGCTCGCTGATGAGCCTGGCACTCTGCGTCAGGCGCTATTGGCCCATCAGCCGATTTGTTCTACGCATCCCTTGCGCCGCCACAAGACAACCGATCGTGCACTCTACGACGAAGCGCTAAGTGTTCTGGTGGGCGATCCGCAATTGTTTGATGTGGTCTTTCTGAATGAGCGCGGTGAGGTAGCCGAGGGCGCACGCAGCAACGTATTTGTCGAGCGCGATGGGGTTTTCCTGACGCCGCCTCTGGCAAGCGGTGCCTTGCCCGGCGTGTTGCGGGCCGAAATGCTGGCCGATGGGCGAGCGCGTGAAACGGTGCTATGGCCGGATGACCTGTGTGATGGCTTCTGGCTGGGAAATGCCCTGCGTGGGCTGGTTTGGGTGTCCCTTAGGACAAAGGCCTGA
- a CDS encoding leucyl aminopeptidase — protein MEFSIKSGSPEKQRSACVVVGIFESRKMTLPAELLDKASGGYLSDIIRRGDMEGKAGSTLLLHSVPSTLCDRILLVGLGKEKEFREKEFASAIRTAVKVLNETGAFDASIFLTELPVKKRSIAWRVRQTAMIALDATYKFDQFKSKKEEIRRPLRKLTISVERRNELAPAEEALAQGLAIAEGMAMAKTLGNLPPNICHPTYLAEQAQAMAEEFKLGCEILDRADMEKLGMHSLLSVARGSHQPPKLIVLTYKGSRASEKPVVLVGKGVTFDTGGISLKPGAEMDEMKYDMCGAASVLGTMQAVARMALPINLTVVVPATENMPGGNATRPGDIVTSMSGQTIEILNTDAEGRLILCDALTYAERFEPDTVIDVATLTGACVVALGSIATGLFANKDALARDLLDAGEDANDRGWHMPLWDDYQELLKSPFADMANIGGRWGGAISAACFLSRFTKKFDWAHLDIAGTAWKSGADKGATGRPVPMLAYYLLQRAGKLN, from the coding sequence GTGGAATTTAGCATAAAAAGCGGTAGCCCGGAAAAACAGCGTAGCGCCTGCGTCGTTGTGGGGATTTTTGAATCAAGGAAAATGACACTTCCCGCCGAACTGCTCGACAAGGCATCCGGGGGTTATCTTTCCGACATCATTCGGCGTGGCGACATGGAAGGCAAGGCGGGCAGCACCTTGCTGCTGCACAGCGTGCCTTCCACGCTGTGCGACCGCATCCTGCTTGTCGGCCTGGGTAAGGAAAAGGAATTCCGGGAAAAGGAATTCGCCAGCGCCATCCGGACAGCAGTCAAAGTATTGAACGAAACCGGCGCCTTTGATGCCTCCATTTTCCTGACCGAACTGCCGGTCAAAAAACGTAGTATCGCCTGGCGCGTTCGCCAGACGGCCATGATTGCGCTGGATGCCACCTACAAGTTCGACCAGTTCAAGAGCAAGAAGGAAGAAATTCGTCGGCCGCTGCGCAAACTGACCATCAGCGTCGAACGACGCAACGAACTGGCCCCGGCCGAGGAAGCTCTGGCGCAAGGCCTCGCCATTGCCGAAGGCATGGCCATGGCAAAAACACTGGGCAACCTGCCCCCCAATATCTGCCATCCAACCTATCTCGCCGAGCAGGCACAGGCCATGGCCGAGGAATTCAAGCTGGGCTGCGAAATCCTTGATCGCGCCGACATGGAAAAGCTCGGCATGCACTCCCTGCTTTCGGTGGCCCGCGGATCACACCAGCCTCCAAAACTGATCGTCCTGACCTACAAGGGTTCCCGAGCCAGCGAAAAGCCTGTTGTGCTGGTGGGCAAGGGCGTCACTTTCGACACCGGCGGCATTTCGTTGAAACCCGGCGCCGAAATGGACGAGATGAAATACGACATGTGCGGTGCCGCCAGCGTTCTGGGCACCATGCAGGCTGTGGCGCGCATGGCGCTGCCGATCAACCTGACGGTTGTCGTACCCGCGACAGAGAACATGCCTGGAGGCAATGCCACCCGCCCCGGCGACATCGTTACTTCCATGTCGGGTCAGACCATCGAAATTCTGAATACCGATGCCGAAGGCCGCCTGATCCTGTGCGATGCCCTGACTTATGCCGAACGCTTTGAGCCCGATACAGTGATTGACGTGGCGACCCTGACCGGTGCCTGCGTCGTCGCTCTGGGCAGCATTGCGACCGGCCTGTTCGCCAACAAGGACGCCCTGGCCCGCGACCTGCTCGACGCCGGCGAAGACGCCAACGACCGCGGCTGGCACATGCCATTGTGGGATGACTACCAGGAGTTGTTGAAGAGCCCGTTTGCCGACATGGCCAACATCGGCGGCCGCTGGGGTGGCGCCATCTCTGCCGCCTGCTTCCTGTCGCGGTTCACCAAGAAATTCGACTGGGCCCACCTCGACATCGCTGGCACCGCCTGGAAATCCGGCGCCGACAAGGGCGCTACCGGCCGCCCGGTGCCCATGCTCGCCTATTACCTGCTGCAACGGGCAGGCAAACTCAATTGA
- a CDS encoding RNA polymerase sigma factor, which produces MEETTLASPQQLSSFLESIERRAFKQAMFAVRDEEAALDIVQDAMLKLAEKYGDRPNEEFPMLFQRILQNTIRDYYRRSKVRSMWTTLLSAFTPDDDDDHDPLETLAADEDDAGPRTPESKLLQAQTLNLIDDEIKKLPTRQREAFLMRYWEDMDVAETAAAMGCSEGSVKTHCSRATHTLAAALSAKGIKL; this is translated from the coding sequence TTGGAAGAGACGACCCTGGCATCACCCCAACAACTTTCCAGCTTTCTCGAATCTATCGAGCGCCGGGCCTTCAAACAGGCGATGTTTGCCGTCCGCGATGAAGAGGCGGCGCTGGACATCGTTCAGGATGCCATGCTCAAGCTCGCCGAGAAATATGGCGACCGTCCTAACGAAGAGTTTCCGATGCTCTTCCAGCGCATTTTGCAAAACACCATCCGCGACTACTATCGGCGCAGCAAGGTGCGCTCAATGTGGACGACGTTGCTCTCGGCATTCACCCCGGACGACGACGATGACCACGACCCGCTCGAAACACTGGCCGCCGACGAAGATGATGCCGGCCCAAGAACCCCGGAAAGCAAGTTACTCCAGGCCCAGACCCTGAATCTTATCGACGACGAAATAAAAAAATTGCCCACACGTCAACGGGAAGCCTTCCTCATGCGTTACTGGGAAGACATGGACGTAGCCGAAACTGCGGCTGCGATGGGTTGCTCGGAAGGCAGCGTCAAGACCCATTGCTCGCGTGCCACCCACACGCTTGCCGCCGCTCTATCGGCAAAAGGTATAAAGCTATGA